In the genome of Conger conger chromosome 8, fConCon1.1, whole genome shotgun sequence, one region contains:
- the bmal2 gene encoding LOW QUALITY PROTEIN: aryl hydrocarbon receptor nuclear translocator-like protein 2 (The sequence of the model RefSeq protein was modified relative to this genomic sequence to represent the inferred CDS: deleted 1 base in 1 codon) yields the protein MSAGDSAAGGGDGADGERTGEALLEDSSSLSVSLSGLMSPTPSASEQPRKRKGSMDQDAADVNMEDEPDRSEGEESSPKIKCFREPHSQIEKRRRDKMNNLIDELSAMIPSCSSLPRKLDKLTVLRMAVQHLKSLKGGSFSEAHYKPSFLPDDEVKHLILRAADGFLFVVGCDRGKILFMSESVSKILNYNRTDLIGQSLFDYVHPKDIGKVKEQLSSSELYPRERLIDAKTGLQVQAELPVASSRLCSGARRAFFCRMKYNRVAVKLEAKELPSSSKRKESQRYCTVHCTGYLRSWPSSQLGAVESEGEAEKEGFHFSCLVAIGRVHPLTVPQANGEVQVKPTEFVTRYAIDGKFTFVDQRATTILGYLPQELLGTSCYEYFHQDDLPQLAERHRKVLRSKEKIETNRYKFKTKYGSFVTLQSQWFSFINPWTKEVEYIVSTNTVISGPSRTGTSAERPEQPGDSRASEEDAKKAFSIIPGIPSGSGTMIYAGCIGTQIANEMLDFNRLNSSPSSGNVSPFSLAQDKSPLMLSLASSTTLPNGEVTEAEHAGKLGSDGEGPLASCSSSEVMMGASSHLDLDTVVGPGLGNLSNDEAAMAVIMSLLESDGNLGDTVDFDEMHWSL from the exons gggaGGCGCTGCTGGAAGACAGCTccagcctgtctgtgtctctctccggCCTGATGTCCCCCACGCCGTCAGCCAGCGAGCAGCCCAGGAAACGCAAGGGCAGCATGGACCA ggACGCGGCGGACGTGAACATGGAGGATGAGCCGGACAG GTCCGAAGGAGAGGAA AGCTCGCCAAAAATCAAATGTTTCAG AGAGCCGCACAGTCAGATCGAGAAGCGGCGGAGAGATAAGATGAATAACCTGATCGACGAGCTGTCGGCCATGATCCcctcctgcagctccctgcCCCGCAAGCTGGACAAGCTGACCGTGCTCCGCATGGCCGTGCAACA CCTCAAATCACTCAAAG GGGGCTCGTTCTCTGAAGCCCACTACAAGCCCTCCTTCCTGCCTGACGACGAGGTGAAGCACCTAATCCTCCGG GCAGCTGACGGCTTCCTGTTCGTTGTTGGGTGTGACCGTGGAAAGATCCTCTTCATGTCTGAATCAGTGTCCAAGATACTCAACTACAATCGG ACGGATCTGATTGGACAGAGCCTGTTTGACTACGTTCACCCAAAGGACATCGGCAAGGTGAAGGAACAGCTGTCTTCCTCCGAGCTCTATCCACGCGAACGCCTCATCGATGCCAAAA CCGGACTGCAGGTGCAGGCGGAGCTGCCCGTGGCCTCGTCGCGCCTGTGCTCCGGGGCCCGGCGGGCCTTCTTCTGCCGGATGAAGTACAACAGAGTCGCCGTGAAGCTGGAGGCCAAGGAGCTGCCCAGCTCCTCCAAGAGGAAAG AGTCCCAGAGGTACTGCACGGTCCACTGCACAGGATACTTGCGCAGTTGGCCCTCCAGCCAGTTGGGGGCGGTAGAGAGCGAGGGCGAGGCGGAGAAGGAGGGCTTCCACTTCAGCTGCCTGGTAGCCATTGGCCGGGTGCACCCCCTGACCGTTCCACAGGCCAATGGGGAGGTGCAGGTCAAGCCCACCGAGTTCGTCACGCGATACGCCATTGACGGCAAGTTCACCTTTGTGGATCAGCG AGCCACTACCATTCTGGGATATCTGCCTCAGGAACTGCTGGGAACGTCGTGCTATGAGTACTTTCACCAGGACGACCTCCCGCAAttagcagagagacacaggaaaG TTCTACGAAGCAAAGAGAAGATTGAAACGAACCGCTACAAGTTTAAAACTAAATACGGTTCTTTTGTAACTCTGCAAAGTCAGTGGTTTAGTTTTATAAATCCATGGACCAAAGAAGTAGAATATATAGTCTCAACCAACACGGTCATATC CGGTCCCAGTCGAACAGGAACGTCGGCAGAGAGGCCGGAACAGCCGGGCGATTCCAGGGCTTCGGAGG AAGATGCCAAGAAGGCCTTTTCCATCATTCCGGGAATTCCCAGTGGCTCCGGTACCATGATATACGCTGGCTGCATCGGCACCCAAATCGCCAATGAGATGCTGGACTTCAACAG GCTGAACTCGTCTCCGTCGAGTGGAAACGTCAGCCCCTTCAGCCTGGCCCAGGACAAGTCCCCCCTCATGCTCTCTCTGGCCAGCTCTACCACT CTGCCTAACGGAGAGGTGACCGaggcagagcatgctgggaagctTGGGTCAGACGGAGAAGGGCCATTAGCGTCGTGTTCCAGCAGTGAAGTGATGATGG GTGCGAGCTCACACCTGGACCTGGACACGGTGGTGGGGCCCGGCCTCGGTAACCTTAGCAACGACGAGGCTGCCATGGCGGTCATCATGAGCCTCCTGGAGAGCGACGGTAACCTCGGCGACACGGTGGACTTTGACGAGATGCACTGGTCGCTATAG